A window from Lathyrus oleraceus cultivar Zhongwan6 unplaced genomic scaffold, CAAS_Psat_ZW6_1.0 chrUn0152, whole genome shotgun sequence encodes these proteins:
- the LOC127112541 gene encoding cation/H(+) antiporter 15 has protein sequence MEMANYACYNVSFSPSNNIWMADDIMIKHVPLLCLQIAYDILVSRLFYFVLKPLHVPLIIAQVLAGFTLSPSLLGNFEWVFSLFYSQYGILAVETFANLGIMYYVFLSGLEMNSDTILRSRKKGTSIAIAGIVTPMLFGVGFLALQQKLIDKNDVFAQTPKENQGEAYLFWCLALSVTGFPVLARILANLKLLYTKLGKDALTAAMLTDAYGWVMFTLLIPYSTRGGKPYLSVISTLMFIVFCFAVVRPILTPIIEHRTSMNTWRKSHLLDVLTGVCICSYITDSLGTHPIVGAFVFGLILPHGKFADVVLELSADFVSEILCPVYFAGFGFRLNLPFLLKQKNAGLMFLVMLLLCIPKVLSSVIVTFFFGMPARDGVAIGLLLNTKGIMAVILLNIAWDKRILDPYTFMVMMLAIIVMTVMVSPLINAIYKPKFRFMQSQLRTVQKLRFDVELRIVACVHNAKHANNMIHVIEATNATRLSPIHVSVAHLVQLTRHGTAILVSQMDNSNSTIGGAEATNYGSQLEFESITNAFEKLVEQYNAIRFDISSVVSSYTTIHEDIYNVAEEKRASLILLPFHKDYSTIEDAPEIIHNEHCEINKNVLQKAPCSVGIFVDRGLGSLLEIKLRIIMIFIGGPDDREALSIAWRMAGHPGTQLHVVRINLLGKAAEETKLKMEKSKSRHGMLSTVIDNVMQKELDEECIISFRHKAVNNNDSILYSEKEVHSNTGEEIPTLLNDIDKPGYDLYIVGQGSGKNSVIFSRLLEWCDHPELGVIGDILASTSFGTQSSVLIVQQYLVGRKRVMRKCHEVKTGTENL, from the exons ATGGAGATGGCAAATTATGCATGTTATAATGTATCATTTAGTCCTTCAAACAATATCTGGATGGCTGATGATATTATGATAAAACATGTTCCTCTTTTGTGTCTCCAAATTGCTTATGATATTTTGGTTTCTCGGCTTTTCTACTTCGTCCTTAAGCCCCTTCATGTGCCCCTCATTATTGCGCAGGTGTTG GCTGGTTTTACTCTGAGTCCAAGTCTCTTGGGAAATTTTGAATGGGTATTTTCCTTGTTTTATAGTCAATATGGAATCCTAGCCGTTGAAACCTTTGCAAACTTAGGAATAATGTACTATGTGTTCCTAAGTGGTTTAGAAATGAATTCAGACACCATCTTAAGATCAAGGAAGAAAGGTACAAGCATAGCAATTGCCGGCATTGTGACGCCAATGTTATTTGGTGTTGGATTTCTAGCTCTACAACAAAAACTTATAGATAAAAATGATGTTTTCGCACAAACACCAAAAGAAAATCAAGGCGAAGCATATTTATTCTGGTGTTTAGCACTTTCTGTAACAGGTTTCCCTGTCCTTGCAAGAATCTTAGCTAATCTTAAACTTTTATATACAAAGCTTGGAAAAGATGCATTGACAGCAGCTATGTTAACCGATGCATATGGTTGGGTTATGTTTACCTTGTTGATTCCTTATTCGACTAGAGGTGGAAAGCCTTATCTCTCAGTAATCTCTACTTTGATGTTCATAGTTTTTTGCTTTGCTGTGGTGAGACCTATCCTTACTCCAATCATTGAACACAGAACAAGTATGAACACGTGGCGAAAATCACACCTGTTGGACGTGTTGACGGGAGTGTGTATTTGTTCGTACATTACGGATTCTCTCGGTACACATCCTATTGTTGGAGCTTTTGTGTTTGGATTAATTTTGCCTCATGGAAAGTTTGCTGATGTGGTTTTGGAATTGTCGGCCGATTTTGTTTCTGAGATTCTGTGTCCTGTTTACTTTGCTGGATTTGGTTTTAGACTCAACTTGCCTTTCCTTTTGAAGCAAAAGAATGCGGGTTTAATGTTTTTGGTTATGCTTTTGTTATGCATACCTAAAGTTTTGAGCTCTGTGATTGTCACTTTCTTCTTCGGTATGCCTGCCCGAGATGGAGTTGCCATTGGATTGCTTCTCAACACCAAGGGTATCATGGCTGTCATACTACTGAATATTGCTTGGGACAAAAGG ATTTTGGATCCATATACTTTCATGGTTATGATGCTTGCTATTATAGTAATGACTGTAATGGTTTCTCCCTTGATCAATGCAATATACAAACCAAAATTCCGATTCATGCAATCGCAATTAAGGACCGTGCAAAAACTGAGGTTCGATGTGGAGCTTCGAATCGTCGCTTGTGTCCACAATGCTAAACATGCCAATAACATGATCCATGTCATTGAAGCCACAAATGCTACTAGACTTTCACCTATACATGTATCAGTAGCTCACTTAGTTCAACTCACTAGACATGGCACAGCTATTCTTGTTTCACAAATGGATAATTCAAACAGCACGATTGGTGGCGCAGAAGCAACCAACTATGGATCACAATTAGAGTTTGAGAGCATAACTAATGCATTTGAAAAACTCGTAGAACAATACAATGCGATTAGGTTTGACATATCAAGTGTTGTCTCGTCCTACACAACTATCCATGAGGACATTTACAATGTTGCCGAAGAGAAACGCGCCAGCCTAATTCTCCTTCCCTTTCACAAAGACTACTCAACAATAGAAGATGCTCCAGAAATAATCCACAATGAACATTGTGAGATAAACAAAAATGTTCTACAAAAAGCACCTTGTTCGGTAGGGATCTTTGTGGATCGCGGTTTAGGATCGTTGTTAGAAATAAAATTACGCATTATAATGATTTTCATCGGTGGACCTGACGACCGTGAAGCCTTGTCTATTGCATGGAGAATGGCGGGGCATCCAGGAACACAATTACATGTTGTGAGGATCAATCTGTTAGGTAAGGCTGCAGAAGAAACAAAACTAAAAATGGAAAAAAGCAAGTCTCGTCATGGAATGTTGTCGACGGTTATAGACAATGTGATGCAAAAAGAGTTGGATGAAGAGTGTATAATTTCCTTTAGGCACAAAGCAGTGAACAATAACGATTCAATTCTTTACTCAGAGAAGGAAGTCCATTCGAATACGGGCGAAGAGATTCCAACGCTTCTTAACGATATTGATAAACCTGGATATGATTTGTACATTGTTGGACAAGGAAGCGGTAAGAACTCGGTGATTTTTTCGAGGTTGTTGGAATGGTGCGACCATCCTGAACTTGGTGTTATAGGTGACATATTGGCTTCAACTAGCTTTGGTACGCAATCTTCTGTGCTTATTGTGCAACAATATTTGGTTGGAAGAAAACGCGTTATGAGAAAATGTCATGAAGTGAAAACTGGTACTGAAAATTTGTAA